From one bacterium genomic stretch:
- the rodA gene encoding rod shape-determining protein RodA, giving the protein MRARRLREVDWVLIGATILIAAFGVVALISARHGSADAASFLRARALHLSLGALALVALAATDYRQFAGAWQVVYAGTLVLLASVFVLGDTRMGAQRWIALGAFGGFQPSEVAKLALVITLARHLEGVKSLPRLRSLFPFALHIALPAVLIVRQPDLGTALVLLAVLAAVLYVAGARAQDLAGVAAAAAVAAPFLWRMLHDYQRRRLTAFLDPGADPLGAGYALIQSKIAVGSGQIFGKGLFAGTQSMLRFIPEQHTDFVFTVVGEELGLVGATLLLGLYLVWLWRALRIAEGARDRLGALVATGIAAMVAFHVVVNVGMTVGLMPVTGIPLPLVSHGGTAILTTLAGTGMLLSIHLRRRPGS; this is encoded by the coding sequence GTGAGGGCGCGCCGGCTCCGCGAGGTGGACTGGGTGCTGATCGGCGCCACCATCCTGATTGCCGCTTTTGGCGTCGTGGCACTGATCTCGGCGCGGCACGGATCCGCGGATGCGGCGTCCTTCCTGCGCGCCCGCGCGCTGCACCTGTCGCTCGGCGCCCTGGCGCTGGTTGCCCTGGCGGCGACGGACTACCGCCAGTTCGCCGGCGCGTGGCAGGTGGTCTACGCGGGCACTCTGGTGCTGTTGGCTTCGGTGTTCGTCCTCGGAGACACGCGCATGGGGGCGCAGCGGTGGATCGCGCTGGGGGCGTTCGGTGGCTTCCAGCCGTCGGAGGTCGCCAAGCTGGCCCTTGTGATCACGCTTGCCAGGCACCTGGAGGGTGTGAAGTCACTGCCCCGCCTGCGTTCGCTCTTTCCGTTCGCCCTGCACATCGCCCTTCCGGCTGTGCTGATCGTCCGCCAGCCCGACCTTGGCACCGCGCTGGTGCTGCTTGCCGTACTGGCGGCCGTGCTGTACGTGGCCGGCGCGCGCGCGCAGGATCTGGCCGGGGTCGCGGCCGCCGCGGCCGTCGCCGCCCCGTTCTTGTGGAGGATGCTCCACGACTACCAGCGCCGGAGACTGACGGCGTTCCTAGATCCGGGTGCCGATCCGCTGGGCGCCGGATACGCGCTGATACAGTCCAAGATCGCCGTTGGGTCTGGACAGATCTTCGGCAAGGGGCTTTTTGCCGGCACCCAGAGCATGCTGCGGTTCATACCAGAGCAGCACACCGATTTCGTGTTCACGGTGGTCGGGGAAGAGCTTGGTCTGGTCGGTGCCACCCTGCTGCTCGGGTTGTACCTCGTGTGGTTGTGGCGCGCGCTCCGCATCGCGGAGGGCGCGCGCGACCGCCTTGGAGCGCTGGTGGCCACCGGCATCGCCGCGATGGTCGCGTTTCACGTTGTGGTCAACGTGGGAATGACGGTGGGGCTGATGCCCGTAACCGGCATTCCCCTGCCGCTGGTGAGCCACGGAGGCACGGCAATACTCACAACTCTTGCCGGCACGGGGATGCTGCTCAGCATCCACCTGCGCCGGCGCCCGGGAAGCTGA
- the mrdA gene encoding penicillin-binding protein 2, with product MNMDTAPWSPRVARLGLIILLVFALIEGRLWSLQAIDGGRYLELSEQNRLRDYKVPAPRGVIYDRGGHPMVTNRPAFTVSVLPMEVSDPQRLASGLASILGVERDELLARLEAGRVRPFEPVALRRDVPKSVVMTIEERRLDLPGVIVQAEPVREYLLGSLGTHALGHLGEITEEELRAKPQYRAGDLIGKSGVERTHDTHLRGENGRLRVEVDAAGRPVRVLSRKSSRPGNSLVLNLDATLQGVAEKGLRGRTGAVVVMDPRSGEVLALASAPTFDPGLFSGGISPANWRQLTADRRLPLLNRSVESTYEPGSVFKVVTGLAALGEGVTQRDSRFECTGSLRLGRWVFRDLVVHGTVNFIKGTAVSCNVMFWQLGRALGEDRLEHYARALGLGRVTGIDLPGEAAGLVPSAAWKQRVWKEPWYPGDTLNMSIGQGFVLTTPVQIARMVGAVATGGKLVRPHLARRVLSPDGTEVMVFGRETEDAPLTLTPAARHAMREGMRAVVEGGTGAAAAVPGMAIAGKTGSAENPRGIPHAWFAGYAPIESPALVVVVFIEHGRRGGEVAAPIARALFEAARPLLAPQPAGLVRP from the coding sequence ATGAACATGGACACCGCGCCCTGGAGCCCGCGCGTGGCCCGGTTGGGCTTGATTATCCTCCTGGTGTTTGCGCTGATCGAGGGGCGCCTCTGGTCTCTGCAGGCCATTGACGGAGGCCGCTACCTCGAGCTGTCCGAGCAGAACCGGCTGCGCGACTACAAGGTTCCGGCGCCGCGCGGCGTCATCTACGATCGGGGCGGGCACCCGATGGTGACCAACCGGCCGGCCTTCACGGTGAGCGTGCTGCCCATGGAGGTGTCCGATCCGCAGCGACTGGCCTCAGGGCTTGCCTCCATCCTGGGGGTCGAGCGCGACGAACTGCTGGCCCGCCTGGAAGCCGGCCGCGTCAGGCCGTTTGAGCCCGTGGCCCTGCGCCGGGACGTGCCTAAGAGCGTTGTGATGACAATCGAGGAGCGCCGGCTCGACCTCCCAGGCGTGATCGTGCAGGCAGAGCCGGTACGCGAGTACCTTCTGGGGAGCCTGGGAACGCATGCCCTCGGTCACCTGGGAGAGATCACCGAAGAGGAGCTCCGCGCCAAGCCACAGTACCGGGCCGGCGACCTAATCGGCAAGTCAGGAGTGGAGCGCACCCACGACACGCACCTGCGGGGAGAGAACGGCAGGCTGCGCGTCGAGGTGGATGCAGCCGGGCGGCCGGTGCGCGTGCTGAGCCGCAAATCGTCCCGCCCCGGCAACTCCCTGGTGCTCAACCTTGATGCAACCCTTCAGGGGGTTGCGGAAAAGGGCCTGCGCGGGCGCACCGGCGCGGTGGTGGTGATGGACCCCCGGAGCGGAGAGGTACTGGCGCTGGCCAGCGCGCCCACGTTTGACCCCGGTCTGTTCTCCGGAGGGATCAGTCCCGCCAACTGGCGGCAACTGACCGCGGACCGCAGGCTCCCGCTGCTGAACCGGTCGGTTGAGTCCACCTACGAGCCCGGATCGGTCTTCAAGGTGGTCACAGGGCTCGCCGCGCTCGGCGAAGGTGTGACGCAGCGCGACAGCCGGTTCGAGTGCACGGGATCGCTCCGGCTCGGCCGTTGGGTCTTCCGGGACCTGGTGGTACACGGCACGGTCAACTTCATCAAGGGCACCGCGGTATCGTGCAACGTGATGTTCTGGCAGTTGGGCCGTGCGCTGGGAGAGGACAGGTTGGAACACTACGCCAGGGCCCTGGGACTTGGCCGGGTCACCGGGATTGATCTTCCGGGCGAGGCCGCCGGTCTTGTTCCCTCGGCCGCGTGGAAGCAGCGGGTCTGGAAGGAACCCTGGTACCCCGGAGACACGCTCAACATGAGCATAGGCCAGGGGTTTGTCCTGACCACACCCGTGCAGATTGCCCGCATGGTGGGCGCGGTGGCGACCGGCGGGAAGCTGGTTCGGCCGCACCTGGCGCGCCGAGTGCTGTCGCCGGACGGCACCGAGGTGATGGTATTTGGTCGGGAGACCGAGGACGCACCGCTGACATTGACGCCGGCTGCCCGCCACGCGATGCGCGAGGGGATGCGCGCCGTGGTCGAGGGCGGGACCGGTGCCGCGGCGGCGGTGCCGGGCATGGCGATCGCCGGTAAAACCGGCAGCGCCGAGAACCCCAGGGGCATCCCGCACGCTTGGTTTGCGGGCTACGCTCCAATTGAGAGCCCGGCGCTGGTCGTGGTCGTCTTCATAGAGCACGGTCGCCGGGGCGGTGAGGTCGCCGCGCCGATCGCGCGCGCGCTGTTTGAGGCGGCCCGGCCGCTCCTGGCGCCGCAGCCGGCAGGTCTGGTGCGGCCGTGA
- the mreC gene encoding rod shape-determining protein MreC: MRRRIVLVAVLATAALALLTFQVRLPERRALGPVSSFLLAWLGPAQGVLSRVGDAGTRFWRLYSEIGRLRVENTRLREDIERLSEETVRLREQAQATQRLERLLEFRRQAPGRAIGARVIGRSGAQWFAVIQVDRGARDGVQRNDTVVGAGGLVGRIIAVTHSTAQVLLITDSRSSVGVVLQQSRESGVVDGQGGPLLRVKYLSRAREIAEGEAVLTSGQAGVFPRGLPVGTISAFVREQGALHQEATVRPAASLTHIEEVLILIGSPPKP, encoded by the coding sequence GTGAGACGGCGGATCGTACTGGTGGCGGTGTTAGCAACGGCAGCGCTAGCGTTGCTGACGTTTCAGGTGCGCCTGCCCGAACGCCGGGCGCTGGGTCCCGTGAGTTCCTTCCTGCTGGCGTGGCTTGGTCCCGCCCAGGGCGTGCTTTCGCGCGTGGGTGATGCCGGTACACGGTTCTGGCGCCTCTACTCCGAGATAGGGCGGTTGCGCGTCGAGAACACGCGCCTGCGCGAGGATATTGAGCGCCTCTCCGAAGAGACGGTTCGGTTGCGCGAGCAGGCCCAGGCAACGCAGCGGCTGGAACGGCTCCTTGAGTTCAGGCGCCAAGCCCCAGGCCGCGCGATCGGCGCACGGGTGATTGGACGAAGCGGCGCGCAGTGGTTTGCGGTCATCCAGGTGGATCGCGGCGCCAGGGACGGCGTACAGCGCAACGACACCGTGGTGGGTGCCGGAGGTCTCGTAGGCCGCATCATTGCCGTCACCCACTCGACGGCGCAGGTGCTGCTGATAACCGACTCGCGCAGCTCCGTGGGCGTGGTGCTACAGCAGTCGCGCGAATCGGGCGTGGTGGATGGTCAGGGTGGGCCGCTGCTGCGCGTGAAGTACCTGTCCAGGGCGCGCGAGATAGCGGAGGGAGAGGCCGTGCTGACCTCGGGCCAGGCCGGCGTGTTTCCCCGCGGCCTGCCGGTGGGAACGATCTCAGCGTTCGTGCGCGAGCAGGGCGCCCTTCACCAGGAGGCAACCGTCCGTCCCGCAGCAAGCCTGACCCACATCGAAGAGGTGCTGATTCTGATCGGGAGCCCTCCTAAGCCGTGA
- a CDS encoding rod shape-determining protein yields MILDRLLAHFGRDMGVDLGTANTLIYARGVGIVLREPSVVAKRLDDGLILAVGEEAKRMIGRTPGDIVATRPLRDGVIADFDTTATMLAYFLRRASNGRMWIRPRVVVGIPSGCTEVEKRAVVDATLQAGARNAYLIEEPMAAAIGAGLPVSDPIGSMVVDIGGGTTEVAVIALGGIVASRSIRIAGDELDEAIIQYARRSYNLLIGERSAEGIKIAVGSAFPVREENAVDVRGRDLVSGLPRTVRMTSGEVREAIAEPVQAIVDAVKQTLERTPPELAADIVDRGMILVGGGALLRGMDRLLAEETGMPVSLTEDPLAAVVMGAGRVLEDIETLQKVLVASKRG; encoded by the coding sequence ATGATATTGGACAGGTTGCTGGCGCATTTTGGGCGCGACATGGGGGTGGACCTGGGTACGGCCAATACCCTGATCTACGCACGCGGCGTGGGCATTGTCCTGCGCGAGCCTTCGGTGGTCGCCAAGCGCCTCGACGACGGCCTGATCCTGGCAGTGGGCGAGGAGGCCAAGCGGATGATCGGCCGCACACCTGGGGACATCGTGGCCACGCGGCCGCTGCGCGACGGCGTGATTGCCGATTTCGACACGACCGCGACAATGCTTGCCTACTTTCTCCGCCGGGCTTCGAACGGCCGGATGTGGATACGGCCGCGGGTCGTGGTGGGCATCCCGTCGGGCTGCACCGAGGTCGAGAAGCGGGCGGTCGTTGACGCAACGCTGCAGGCGGGTGCCCGAAACGCCTACCTCATCGAGGAGCCCATGGCCGCCGCGATCGGCGCGGGGCTGCCGGTTTCAGACCCAATCGGCAGCATGGTGGTGGACATCGGCGGAGGCACGACCGAGGTAGCGGTCATCGCGTTGGGCGGTATCGTGGCCAGCCGGTCCATACGCATCGCGGGCGACGAACTGGACGAGGCGATCATCCAGTACGCCCGCCGCTCGTACAACCTGCTCATCGGCGAGCGATCGGCGGAGGGGATTAAGATCGCTGTAGGCTCCGCCTTTCCCGTTCGGGAGGAGAACGCCGTGGACGTACGCGGGCGCGACCTGGTCTCGGGCCTGCCGCGTACGGTGCGCATGACCAGTGGGGAGGTCCGCGAGGCGATAGCCGAGCCGGTACAGGCGATCGTGGACGCGGTGAAGCAGACGCTGGAGCGGACGCCTCCGGAGCTGGCCGCCGACATCGTTGACCGCGGGATGATCCTGGTTGGCGGTGGCGCCCTACTGCGCGGAATGGACCGCCTGCTGGCGGAAGAGACAGGCATGCCGGTTTCGCTCACGGAAGACCCGCTGGCGGCCGTGGTCATGGGCGCCGGGAGAGTCCTGGAAGATATCGAGACGTTGCAGAAGGTGCTGGTCGCGTCCAAGCGCGGATAG
- the radC gene encoding DNA repair protein RadC, producing the protein MVVAGGLSVKLLPPEDRPRERLLRSGAAGLSSVDLLTVLLRTGTRSSGAAEVAGELLVSYGSLQALSQAGPDDLLRQCGIGPAKAGAVLAAFELGRRVQAAPAARRPLVRAPGDVAALLAGQMRHLDREHFRAVLLNTRHEVLDVTSVAVGGLDSAPIHPREVFKEAIRRSAAAVILVHNHPSGTPEPSGDDLRITARLQEAGRVVGIEVLDHIIIGDGRFVSLRERGALAG; encoded by the coding sequence ATGGTGGTGGCTGGTGGGCTGTCCGTCAAACTGCTTCCCCCAGAAGACCGACCCAGGGAACGCCTCCTGCGCAGCGGCGCTGCCGGGTTGTCCTCCGTGGACCTCCTGACGGTGCTGCTGCGAACCGGCACCCGTTCCTCCGGCGCGGCCGAGGTCGCAGGCGAGCTGCTTGTCTCCTACGGCTCGCTTCAAGCCCTCAGCCAGGCAGGGCCGGACGATCTGCTGCGGCAGTGTGGGATAGGTCCGGCCAAGGCCGGGGCAGTGCTGGCGGCGTTCGAGTTGGGAAGGCGGGTGCAGGCCGCGCCGGCGGCGCGCCGGCCATTGGTCAGGGCGCCGGGTGACGTGGCGGCGCTGCTGGCCGGGCAGATGCGACACCTGGACCGCGAGCACTTCCGGGCCGTGCTGCTCAACACCCGGCACGAGGTGCTGGACGTTACCAGCGTGGCCGTCGGAGGGCTGGACAGCGCGCCCATACACCCGCGGGAGGTGTTCAAGGAGGCCATCAGGCGGAGCGCCGCCGCGGTCATCCTGGTGCACAACCACCCTTCGGGCACGCCTGAGCCCAGCGGGGACGACCTGCGTATTACCGCCCGTCTGCAGGAGGCCGGGCGCGTGGTGGGCATTGAGGTGCTCGACCACATCATCATCGGTGATGGGCGTTTTGTGAGTTTGCGGGAACGCGGCGCGCTGGCGGGCTGA
- a CDS encoding nucleoside triphosphate pyrophosphatase yields the protein MPPLVLASASPRRDELLRQVGWSFETAATVAEDETLGVLASGAGHQGWTLDQVRAYARGAALGKARPVSEARPDAVVIAADTVVMVDGIVLGKPTTAGEAVEMLHRLSGRTHHVITGVVVAHGRRGVTLADDSTTAVQFRVLPPEEILRYVASGEPMDKAGAYGIQGRAALFVEKLEGDYFGVVGLPLARLARMLETIGVRPA from the coding sequence GTGCCGCCGCTGGTGTTGGCTTCCGCCTCTCCCCGGCGCGATGAGCTCCTGCGTCAGGTCGGGTGGTCCTTCGAGACCGCAGCAACGGTCGCGGAGGATGAGACGTTGGGAGTGCTTGCATCCGGCGCGGGCCACCAAGGGTGGACCCTCGATCAGGTGCGGGCGTACGCGCGCGGGGCTGCGCTGGGGAAGGCCAGGCCCGTCAGCGAAGCGCGGCCGGACGCGGTGGTCATCGCCGCCGATACGGTGGTGATGGTAGATGGGATCGTGCTGGGAAAGCCCACGACGGCGGGCGAGGCGGTGGAGATGCTCCATCGCCTCTCGGGTCGCACGCACCACGTGATCACCGGCGTCGTCGTCGCCCACGGTCGCCGTGGCGTGACGCTGGCCGATGATTCCACCACCGCGGTGCAGTTCCGGGTGTTGCCGCCGGAGGAGATCCTCCGGTATGTAGCGTCCGGCGAGCCGATGGATAAGGCGGGGGCGTACGGCATTCAGGGCCGTGCGGCGCTATTCGTGGAGAAGCTGGAGGGGGACTACTTCGGGGTGGTGGGTCTCCCGCTGGCACGGTTGGCACGCATGCTGGAGACGATCGGCGTGCGACCAGCCTAG
- a CDS encoding DUF4321 domain-containing protein, whose product MARRTRNPWWVLFVIILFGGLLGSVIAEAVVGYPVLGFLAREVRAGVDPPVTLDLRIISLTAGGIIRLNLAMLLGVVIAVWIYRLL is encoded by the coding sequence ATGGCCCGTCGCACCCGGAATCCCTGGTGGGTCCTGTTCGTGATCATCCTGTTTGGCGGCCTGCTGGGTAGCGTCATCGCCGAGGCGGTGGTCGGTTACCCGGTGCTCGGCTTCCTGGCGCGCGAGGTCCGCGCCGGCGTTGACCCTCCGGTCACGCTCGATTTGCGCATCATAAGCCTGACCGCGGGCGGGATCATCCGGCTCAACCTGGCCATGCTGCTGGGCGTGGTGATCGCGGTCTGGATCTACCGGTTGTTGTAG
- the tatC gene encoding twin-arginine translocase subunit TatC, which produces MHDRPMTIVEHLEELRRRLLIAFAALGVGAVIGFAFVDRVLDLLIRQLQVPHVVFFAPAEALFIRIKIALLLGVFIGLPVILYQLWAFIAVGLTGTERRAVMGLLPPSLVLFALGAAFGLFVIMPVGVRVLLGYQTERLQPMLAVGPALSFLMAFVLAFGFIFQLPIVVVFLARLGIVSPATLVAGRRYAIVGIVVLSAVLTPGTDVVSQMLMAVPTYALYEISIWLARLVAPRPASSAQAYVE; this is translated from the coding sequence ATGCACGACCGACCGATGACGATCGTGGAGCACTTGGAGGAGCTGCGGCGGCGGCTCCTCATCGCGTTTGCCGCGCTGGGTGTGGGTGCGGTGATTGGATTTGCCTTTGTGGACCGCGTGCTCGATTTGCTAATCCGCCAGCTGCAAGTTCCGCACGTCGTCTTCTTCGCCCCGGCGGAGGCGCTGTTCATCCGCATCAAGATCGCCCTCCTGCTGGGTGTCTTCATAGGCCTGCCGGTGATCCTCTACCAGCTCTGGGCGTTCATTGCCGTGGGGCTCACCGGGACCGAGCGGCGCGCGGTGATGGGATTGCTGCCGCCCTCGCTGGTGCTCTTCGCGCTGGGCGCGGCGTTCGGGCTCTTTGTGATCATGCCCGTGGGCGTCCGGGTCCTGCTGGGGTACCAGACCGAGAGGCTGCAGCCGATGCTTGCGGTTGGGCCGGCGCTTTCGTTCCTGATGGCGTTCGTGCTGGCGTTCGGGTTCATTTTCCAACTGCCGATCGTCGTGGTCTTCCTGGCCCGGTTGGGCATAGTGTCGCCTGCCACGCTGGTGGCGGGCCGCCGGTACGCCATAGTCGGCATCGTCGTGCTTTCCGCGGTGCTGACGCCTGGGACCGACGTGGTTTCCCAGATGCTCATGGCAGTGCCGACGTACGCGCTCTACGAGATCAGCATCTGGCTGGCACGATTAGTTGCTCCTCGGCCGGCCTCGAGCGCCCAGGCTTACGTCGAGTAG
- the tatA gene encoding twin-arginine translocase TatA/TatE family subunit yields the protein MIGSVGPLEMLVILLILLLLFGASRLAGLGAAAGKTIKEFRKAIRDVEDDVNETKPSKPDA from the coding sequence GTGATCGGCAGCGTGGGTCCCCTGGAGATGCTCGTTATCCTTTTGATCCTGCTGCTTCTGTTCGGAGCCAGCCGGCTCGCGGGCCTGGGGGCGGCGGCCGGGAAGACGATCAAGGAGTTCCGCAAGGCGATCCGGGACGTAGAGGACGACGTGAACGAGACGAAACCCTCGAAGCCGGATGCCTAG
- a CDS encoding phage holin family protein has protein sequence MADDERATPGESSGELLRRLLADAAALGGVYGRAAREHLHALAMDFAFAAIMIGAAVALGVMAVGVAVAALVMVAAIWLPGWLAALVVLGVMITAMGVLLSLGKVRLRRRRAAWAARMAEEIRWLQTLLSRRS, from the coding sequence ATGGCGGATGATGAACGCGCCACCCCAGGCGAGTCCTCCGGCGAACTGCTGCGCCGGCTGCTCGCCGACGCGGCGGCCCTTGGCGGAGTGTACGGACGCGCCGCACGGGAACACCTGCACGCTCTGGCAATGGACTTCGCCTTTGCCGCTATCATGATTGGCGCCGCGGTGGCGCTGGGCGTGATGGCCGTAGGCGTGGCCGTCGCCGCGCTCGTGATGGTGGCCGCGATCTGGCTGCCAGGATGGCTGGCCGCCCTGGTGGTCCTGGGCGTCATGATAACCGCGATGGGCGTCCTGCTGTCGCTCGGCAAGGTCCGGTTGCGGCGACGGAGGGCGGCCTGGGCGGCACGCATGGCCGAGGAGATCCGTTGGCTGCAGACCCTGTTGTCTCGTCGGAGTTAG
- the deoC gene encoding deoxyribose-phosphate aldolase, whose amino-acid sequence MIPKDQGAPTSARTLAGRIEHSVLAPEAGQADVESGCTVAREWGVRSVVVKPVHVALAHRLLEGSGIRVVSVIGFPHGNSTSAVKASEVSAAVRDGADEVDVVVNIGALCDGRWEVVQEELRSVVAASGGRPVKVILETALLDDAVKVQACGLAAASGAAYVKTSTGFGRAGATVADVALLRRTVGSGMGVKASGGIRTLADATAMVGAGADLIGTSQTEAILDEADSVA is encoded by the coding sequence ATGATCCCGAAGGATCAGGGCGCGCCGACCTCAGCCCGGACGCTGGCCGGACGCATCGAGCACTCGGTTCTGGCGCCCGAAGCAGGTCAGGCCGACGTGGAATCCGGTTGCACCGTGGCGCGGGAGTGGGGGGTTCGATCCGTGGTGGTCAAGCCGGTGCACGTCGCCTTGGCCCACAGGCTGCTGGAGGGGAGCGGGATCCGCGTGGTGAGCGTGATCGGGTTCCCCCACGGCAACTCTACGTCGGCGGTGAAGGCTTCGGAGGTCTCCGCCGCGGTCCGCGACGGCGCCGATGAGGTGGACGTCGTAGTGAACATCGGCGCTCTCTGCGATGGCCGATGGGAGGTTGTGCAGGAGGAGCTCCGATCGGTCGTGGCCGCGTCCGGCGGCCGCCCGGTGAAGGTGATCCTGGAGACCGCGCTGCTGGATGACGCCGTCAAGGTTCAGGCGTGCGGGCTGGCAGCAGCCTCCGGCGCGGCCTATGTGAAGACTTCCACGGGATTTGGCAGGGCAGGGGCAACGGTGGCCGACGTGGCGCTGCTGCGGCGCACGGTAGGCTCCGGCATGGGCGTCAAGGCGTCGGGCGGGATCCGCACGCTGGCGGATGCGACGGCCATGGTCGGCGCGGGCGCCGACCTCATCGGAACGAGCCAGACCGAAGCGATCCTAGACGAGGCCGACTCCGTCGCCTGA
- a CDS encoding response regulator transcription factor, with product MSQFQDVAPGGPRTIRLIVADDHAIVREGIKRLLQAEPDIEVVGEAGDGVAAVELAQSLKPDVVCLDVSMPRMNGVEATRRIKASLPDVGVVILTMHEDEDYVFELVKAGASGYVLKRASARDLVDAVHAVVGGHTFLHPMIARRLVSDHETSTNRDEERRRFDGLTEREREVVCLIADGLTNKEIAERLHISVKTVETHRTHIMEKLDLHDRAHLVRYAVRKGLVTA from the coding sequence GTGAGCCAGTTCCAAGACGTTGCGCCCGGAGGTCCCAGGACCATCCGGCTAATTGTCGCCGATGACCATGCCATCGTGCGGGAGGGCATTAAGCGCCTGCTCCAGGCCGAGCCGGACATTGAGGTCGTGGGTGAGGCGGGCGATGGCGTCGCGGCCGTGGAGCTGGCCCAGAGTCTCAAGCCCGACGTGGTGTGCCTGGACGTTAGCATGCCGAGGATGAACGGGGTGGAGGCGACCCGGCGCATCAAGGCCTCCCTGCCGGACGTCGGGGTGGTCATCCTGACCATGCACGAGGACGAGGACTATGTTTTCGAGTTGGTGAAGGCGGGCGCATCGGGCTACGTCTTGAAGCGGGCCAGCGCCCGCGACCTGGTGGATGCCGTACACGCAGTGGTCGGAGGCCATACCTTCCTGCATCCGATGATCGCGCGGCGGCTGGTTTCGGATCACGAGACGTCCACCAACCGCGACGAAGAACGCCGGCGGTTCGACGGCCTGACGGAACGGGAACGCGAGGTCGTATGCTTGATCGCCGATGGCCTGACCAACAAGGAGATCGCGGAACGACTCCACATCAGCGTCAAGACTGTTGAAACCCACCGCACGCACATCATGGAGAAACTCGACCTACACGATCGCGCACACCTAGTGCGCTACGCGGTCCGGAAGGGGCTGGTCACCGCATGA
- a CDS encoding 2-oxoacid:acceptor oxidoreductase family protein, giving the protein MAVHEIVIAGFGGQGVLFLGEVLAQAALSEGREVTWLPAYGPEQRGGTAYCTVVISSEPIGSPVVSDPTVMIAMNRPSLDRFEPAVRPGGLIVCDSTLTGRVPERTDVEVIAVPATAIAVELGAARAANVVLLGATLAARPILSAESVRAALDGMVADPQIIARNAAAFERGAREGSRP; this is encoded by the coding sequence ATGGCCGTTCACGAGATCGTGATAGCCGGCTTCGGGGGGCAGGGCGTGCTGTTCCTGGGCGAGGTTCTGGCGCAGGCGGCCCTCAGCGAGGGGCGCGAGGTCACCTGGCTGCCCGCGTACGGACCGGAGCAGCGGGGCGGCACCGCGTACTGCACGGTAGTGATCAGCAGCGAACCCATCGGCTCGCCGGTGGTCTCCGACCCAACCGTGATGATCGCAATGAACCGACCTTCGCTGGACCGGTTTGAGCCCGCCGTTCGGCCCGGGGGTCTCATCGTTTGCGACAGCACGCTGACTGGGCGGGTTCCTGAGCGCACCGACGTGGAGGTCATTGCGGTGCCGGCGACGGCCATCGCCGTCGAACTGGGCGCGGCGCGGGCGGCCAACGTCGTGCTGCTTGGCGCCACGCTCGCTGCTCGGCCGATCCTCTCTGCCGAGAGCGTGCGCGCGGCCCTGGACGGGATGGTGGCAGACCCTCAGATAATCGCGCGCAACGCGGCGGCGTTCGAGCGTGGCGCGCGCGAGGGCTCCCGCCCGTGA
- a CDS encoding thiamine pyrophosphate-dependent enzyme, translating to MVEVTARPRSLVDVPLHYCPGCTHGIIHRLVAEAIDSLGIRERTIGVASVGCSVFIYNYFKVDFQQAPHGRAPAVATGIKRVLPDRVVFTYQGDGDLASIGIAEILHAAARGERITVIFVNNAIYGMTGGQMAPTTLSGMKTTTTPYGRDVRQAGGALRVVELLAGIDGVAYAAREAVTSPARIHRARRAVEAAFRAQLEDRGLGIVELLSTCPVNWKLPPVEAIAWCEANMIPAFPLGVLKDTTRSGE from the coding sequence ATGGTTGAGGTTACCGCCAGGCCCCGCTCGCTGGTGGACGTGCCCCTGCACTACTGTCCGGGCTGCACGCACGGTATTATTCACCGCCTGGTGGCAGAGGCGATTGACAGCCTCGGCATCCGGGAGCGGACGATCGGGGTTGCTTCGGTTGGGTGCTCGGTCTTCATCTACAATTACTTCAAGGTGGATTTCCAGCAGGCTCCACACGGCCGTGCTCCGGCGGTCGCCACGGGCATCAAGCGCGTGCTGCCCGACCGCGTCGTGTTCACGTACCAGGGCGACGGCGATCTGGCCTCGATAGGCATCGCTGAGATCCTCCATGCCGCCGCGCGGGGCGAGCGCATCACGGTCATCTTCGTGAACAACGCGATCTACGGCATGACCGGCGGTCAGATGGCGCCGACCACCCTGTCGGGAATGAAGACCACGACCACCCCCTACGGCAGGGACGTTCGCCAGGCGGGGGGGGCGTTGCGGGTGGTCGAACTCCTGGCCGGCATTGACGGCGTGGCGTATGCCGCACGCGAAGCGGTCACGAGCCCGGCCCGCATCCACCGGGCTCGACGCGCCGTGGAGGCCGCGTTCCGGGCGCAGCTTGAGGACAGGGGTTTGGGCATCGTCGAGCTGCTCTCGACCTGCCCGGTAAACTGGAAGCTCCCGCCGGTCGAGGCCATCGCGTGGTGCGAGGCCAACATGATCCCCGCCTTCCCTCTGGGCGTTCTGAAGGACACCACCAGGAGCGGGGAGTAG